The Paenibacillus pabuli DNA segment TGCGGTCCAATCCCGCCTCCCCCTTTGAGCAACTGCGGTGCACTCGTCAGGAAGTGCCAGTTGATTTGCCCTACTCCCCGAAACAGGATAAATCCAAGCAAACCAAGCAGCAATACCACGATGAACAGGGCTAAAACAACAATGATAGACGTAGCAACTTTATCGACCGTTTTCGCCTTCATTTTCATACCCGGTTCCTCCTTTCGAGCAAGCGAACCAGAATGACGAATACAAACGTCATCACAAGCAACACCAGCGCCATACTCCAGAGTGCATTATTATGAACTGAACCCATTGTGGTGTTACCCATACTCAGGGTGATTACACTTGTTAGTGTGGAAGCTGATTCAAGCAAAGATGTCGGTACATGCGGTGCATTACCGATAACCATCTGAACGGCGAGTGCTTCACCGAAGGCACGAGCCATGCCCAGAACGATCCCTGTCAGCAAAGCTGGCAGGACTGTTGGAATAATAACGCGGTAGATCGTCTGCCAGCGCGTAGCGCCCAGAGCATAGGACGACTCACGCAAACCTTTGGGCAGAGCAGACAGAGCATCGGCCATAATACTTGTTACGGTAGGCAGAATCATTACGGATAGAACCAGACATCCGGCTGCAATCCCGATACCGGCTCCGCCGAAGATGCTGCGTAATAAAGGCACAATAACACTCAGACCGATAAAACCGTACACGACGGACGGAATACCGGACAACAATTCAATGGCGGGCTGCAATATCTTTTTCCCTTTACCCGGTACGATCTCCGTCATAAAGAGTGCCGCACACAAACTGAGCGGGCTTGCAATCAAAGCGGCCAGCAGGGTGGTTGTGAAGGAACCGGTGATGAACGGTAATGCTCCATAGGCTGCTGGTTCTGATGATGGACTCCACGTTTTGCCGAACAGGAATTCACTCAGGCTCACACCATCCTTAAAAAAGGTTGAGAGACCCTTGGACGCCACAAAATAAACGATGGAAAACATGACAACGATCAACAATACGACACAAATCGACGTATAGATCCGTCCTGTCCATTCTTCCCAGAAATGTTTCTCTCTCAAGGGCCGGCGTGACTTGATCTTGCTGTTCATTACCGTTCCCCCTTCGGTCTGTTCCATAACAACCATCCTTCTATAATAGAGTAATGTAAAATATGGGATTATTTCAGTTCAAACCGCGCAAAGAGGCAGGACCTTAGTCCGCCTCTCTCGCTGTATGCGCAAGTTCAAAGATTATTGAGTCAAGTTACCCGCTGCATCGCGTTTTACTTTCATACCGGATACCGGAATGTAGCCCAGTTCCGTTACGTCGTTTTGTTGAATTTCGTCACTCAGCATGTAGTCGAGGAATGCTTTTGTCGCTGCATCCGGCTCACCTTTAGTGTACATGTGTTGGTAAGCCCACACTGGATATGTTCCAGCTTCTACGTTCTCAACTGTTGCTTCAACGCCTTCGTATTTCAATACTTGCAGGCTGTCATCCAGGTAAGACAGTGCCAGGTAACCGATTGCTCCTGGAGTCTCGGATACAAGCTTCTTAACTGTACCAGAGGAATCTTCTTGAATGGATCCTTGGATATCTTCTACTTTTGTTCCCAGAGCGAAGTTCTCGAATGTTGCACGAGTACCGGAGCTGCTAGGACGGTTAACGATAACGATGGCTTGGTCTGCACCGCCAACATCTTTCCAGTTTGTGATTTTACCGGAGAAGATATCGATCAGTTGTTGTTTCGTCAAATCTTCTACACCTGCATCTTTGTTGCTTACTGGTGCAATTGCTACTACTGCTACTTGGTGATCAACCAGTTCTTTTGCTTTTGCTTCATCTTCCAGCTTCTCTTCTGCA contains these protein-coding regions:
- the pstC gene encoding phosphate ABC transporter permease subunit PstC yields the protein MEQTEGGTVMNSKIKSRRPLREKHFWEEWTGRIYTSICVVLLIVVMFSIVYFVASKGLSTFFKDGVSLSEFLFGKTWSPSSEPAAYGALPFITGSFTTTLLAALIASPLSLCAALFMTEIVPGKGKKILQPAIELLSGIPSVVYGFIGLSVIVPLLRSIFGGAGIGIAAGCLVLSVMILPTVTSIMADALSALPKGLRESSYALGATRWQTIYRVIIPTVLPALLTGIVLGMARAFGEALAVQMVIGNAPHVPTSLLESASTLTSVITLSMGNTTMGSVHNNALWSMALVLLVMTFVFVILVRLLERRNRV
- a CDS encoding phosphate ABC transporter substrate-binding protein PstS family protein; this encodes MFKKLPFILMTLTFVLVLAACGSKNDAGTEGAASNGSGSGEAAAELSGNILAVGSTALQPLVEQAGQKFMAVDEYKNVTVQVQGGGSGTGLTQVSDGQATIGNSDVFAEEKLEDEAKAKELVDHQVAVVAIAPVSNKDAGVEDLTKQQLIDIFSGKITNWKDVGGADQAIVIVNRPSSSGTRATFENFALGTKVEDIQGSIQEDSSGTVKKLVSETPGAIGYLALSYLDDSLQVLKYEGVEATVENVEAGTYPVWAYQHMYTKGEPDAATKAFLDYMLSDEIQQNDVTELGYIPVSGMKVKRDAAGNLTQ